In a genomic window of Nesterenkonia halotolerans:
- a CDS encoding 3-hydroxyacyl-CoA dehydrogenase family protein, with the protein MSTPAASNQTLPATVGVLGGGRMGAGIGHAFLVAGAEEVVVVDVSEAAAQTAAARITKDLEASLTRGKIEGELSDWTDRLTTTADVAAFSRCGLVIEAVPEDMNLKVESLRRAEAQLAPEAWLATNTSSLSISSLAEHLDRPERFCGLHFFNPVPASKLVEVVLAEHTGGELAELSPRWVEALGKTPVVVRDAPGFASSRLGVAIGLEAIRMVEEGVAAPADIDNAMVLGYKFPIGPLALTDIVGLDVRLGIAEYLESQLGERFAPPQLMRDMVARGELGQKSGKGFYDYPES; encoded by the coding sequence ATGAGCACCCCCGCCGCTTCGAATCAGACTCTCCCCGCCACGGTCGGTGTCCTCGGCGGCGGCCGCATGGGGGCCGGGATCGGCCACGCCTTCCTGGTGGCCGGAGCCGAAGAGGTCGTCGTCGTCGATGTCTCTGAGGCGGCCGCGCAGACCGCCGCGGCACGGATCACCAAGGACCTCGAAGCCTCGCTGACCCGGGGGAAGATCGAGGGCGAGCTCTCCGACTGGACGGACCGGCTCACCACCACAGCCGATGTCGCCGCGTTCAGCCGTTGCGGACTGGTCATCGAGGCCGTGCCGGAGGACATGAACCTGAAGGTGGAGTCGCTGCGCCGAGCCGAGGCACAGCTCGCGCCAGAGGCCTGGCTGGCCACCAACACCTCCTCGCTGTCCATCAGCTCCCTCGCGGAGCACCTCGATCGGCCCGAGCGGTTCTGTGGGCTGCATTTCTTCAACCCGGTGCCCGCCTCGAAGCTGGTGGAGGTGGTGCTGGCCGAGCACACCGGCGGGGAGCTCGCCGAGCTGAGCCCACGCTGGGTCGAAGCCCTGGGCAAGACCCCCGTGGTGGTCAGGGACGCGCCCGGCTTTGCCTCATCCCGGCTGGGAGTGGCCATCGGTCTGGAGGCCATTCGCATGGTCGAAGAGGGCGTGGCCGCGCCGGCAGACATCGACAATGCGATGGTGCTGGGCTACAAGTTCCCCATCGGCCCCCTCGCGCTGACCGACATCGTGGGTCTGGATGTGCGGCTGGGCATCGCCGAGTATCTCGAATCGCAGCTGGGGGAGCGCTTCGCTCCACCCCAGCTCATGCGCGACATGGTCGCCCGCGGGGAGCTGGGCCAGAAGTCCGGCAAGGGCTTCTACGACTACCCCGAGAGCTGA
- a CDS encoding enoyl-CoA hydratase/isomerase family protein — protein MSSNETPTLDAAGFTTLRITETADRVHAQLDRPEVRNAIDATMIAELHAVCAHLEHHPKLLILSGTESGGKGIFASGADIGQLRERRRAEALRGVNSTAFERLAKLPMPVIAALDGFALGGGAELAWAADFRLGTPEVKIGQPETGLGIIPAAGALWRLRELAGEGIAKEILLAGRILDAQEALDHGLLNAVHPAAELLDAAHALADRIAKQDPLAVRISKQVFSMPREAHPQVDNLAQAILFESEAKFERMQAFLDRREAKTAGQAPEQASDGASDQDHEASERTSGDNP, from the coding sequence GTGAGCTCGAACGAGACCCCGACCCTGGATGCCGCCGGCTTCACCACGCTGCGGATCACCGAGACAGCAGATCGGGTGCATGCCCAGCTGGATCGCCCCGAGGTGCGCAATGCCATCGACGCCACCATGATCGCCGAGCTGCACGCCGTCTGCGCGCATCTCGAGCATCACCCCAAGCTGCTGATCCTCTCCGGCACCGAATCCGGAGGCAAGGGCATCTTCGCCTCGGGTGCCGATATCGGTCAGCTCCGCGAGCGACGGCGCGCGGAGGCCCTCCGCGGAGTGAACTCCACCGCCTTCGAGCGTCTCGCCAAGCTGCCCATGCCGGTGATCGCCGCGCTGGACGGATTCGCCCTCGGCGGCGGCGCCGAACTCGCCTGGGCCGCTGACTTCCGGCTGGGCACCCCCGAGGTGAAGATCGGCCAGCCCGAGACCGGACTGGGGATCATCCCCGCCGCAGGCGCGCTCTGGCGGCTGCGCGAGCTCGCCGGTGAGGGCATCGCCAAGGAGATCCTGCTGGCAGGACGCATCCTCGACGCGCAGGAGGCGCTGGACCACGGCCTGCTCAACGCCGTGCATCCGGCTGCCGAGCTGCTCGACGCCGCCCACGCGCTCGCCGATCGGATCGCCAAGCAGGACCCCTTGGCGGTGCGGATCAGCAAGCAGGTCTTCTCCATGCCGCGAGAGGCCCACCCACAGGTGGACAACCTCGCGCAGGCCATCCTCTTCGAGTCCGAGGCGAAGTTCGAACGGATGCAGGCCTTCCTGGACCGCCGCGAGGCCAAGACTGCCGGACAAGCCCCCGAACAAGCCTCCGACGGCGCCTCGGACCAGGACCACGAAGCATCAGAACGCACCTCAGGAGACAACCCATGA
- a CDS encoding thiolase family protein produces MAISPAYLVSGTRTPVGRYGGALSSVRPDDLAALVVRQVVQESGIDPADVDEVILGNANGAGEENRNVARMAWLLAGFPDSVPGITVNRLCASGMSAIAQAQHMIAAGAADIVVAGGVESMSRAPWVMAKPTTGFAKPGEVVDTSIGWRFTNPKFLEIDKRTYSMPETAEEVARVEGISREDADAFAVESQRRAVAAMEAGRLAREITPVEVPGRKGAVTVVDTDEGPRPGTTAESLAGLRPVVAGGSVVTAGNASSLNDGGSAVIVASEAAVQKYGLTPRARVVGAASAGVAPEIMGMGPVPATRKVLERVGWRIEDLGAVELNEAFATQSLASMRRLGLDPGIVNADGGAIALGHPLGSSGCRIVLTLARRMEDEGVARGLATMCVGVGQGSALLLERV; encoded by the coding sequence GTGGCGATCAGCCCTGCATATCTTGTCTCTGGCACCCGGACCCCGGTGGGTCGCTACGGCGGAGCTCTCTCCTCGGTCCGACCCGATGACCTCGCGGCTCTCGTGGTGCGCCAGGTGGTCCAGGAATCCGGGATCGATCCGGCCGACGTCGACGAAGTCATCCTCGGCAACGCCAACGGCGCCGGGGAGGAGAACCGCAACGTGGCCCGCATGGCCTGGCTTCTGGCGGGATTCCCTGATTCCGTTCCGGGCATCACCGTCAACAGGCTCTGCGCCTCGGGCATGAGTGCGATCGCCCAGGCCCAGCACATGATCGCCGCCGGGGCCGCCGACATCGTCGTCGCCGGGGGAGTGGAGTCGATGTCTCGAGCCCCCTGGGTGATGGCCAAGCCCACCACCGGCTTCGCCAAGCCCGGGGAGGTCGTGGACACCTCCATCGGCTGGCGGTTCACCAATCCCAAGTTCCTGGAGATCGACAAGCGAACCTACTCCATGCCCGAGACCGCCGAAGAGGTGGCCCGGGTGGAGGGGATCAGCCGCGAGGACGCCGATGCCTTCGCCGTGGAGTCGCAGCGCCGGGCCGTGGCCGCCATGGAGGCAGGACGGCTGGCGCGGGAGATCACTCCGGTCGAGGTGCCAGGACGCAAGGGCGCCGTCACCGTGGTGGACACCGACGAGGGGCCGCGGCCTGGAACCACTGCTGAATCCCTCGCGGGACTGCGTCCGGTGGTCGCGGGCGGCAGCGTGGTCACCGCAGGCAATGCTTCCTCGCTCAACGACGGCGGCTCGGCGGTCATCGTCGCCTCTGAGGCTGCGGTGCAGAAATACGGACTGACCCCTCGGGCCCGGGTGGTCGGCGCTGCGAGCGCGGGCGTCGCCCCGGAGATCATGGGGATGGGTCCGGTCCCGGCCACCCGCAAAGTGCTCGAGCGCGTCGGTTGGCGGATCGAGGATCTCGGCGCCGTCGAACTCAACGAAGCCTTCGCCACGCAGTCGCTGGCCAGCATGCGCAGGCTCGGGCTTGACCCTGGAATCGTCAACGCCGACGGCGGTGCGATCGCGCTGGGACACCCGCTGGGCTCCTCTGGTTGCCGGATCGTGCTGACCCTTGCTCGCCGCATGGAGGACGAGGGTGTGGCCCGCGGCCTCGCCACGATGTGCGTCGGTGTCGGCCAGGGCTCAGCCCTGCTGCTGGAAAGGGTGTGA
- a CDS encoding ABC transporter ATP-binding protein gives MLKVDSVSKTFFPHTVNERRALVDVDLQLQEGDFVTVIGSNGAGKSTLLNTVAGRIHQDEGVVSLDGVDVSRLKEHQRAAKVGRVFQDPMAGTAPNLSIEENLSLADRRGRPRGLSRGVTRAKRERFAEALKQLELGLEDRLKTKVGLLSGGQRQALSLLMATYSDPRVLLLDEHTAALDPQRAELVTRLTRSVVQDKGLTTLMVTHNMVQALEVGNRLIMMHEGRIILDVGAAKKAQMTSQDLLAEFGKLKGAVVDDKTLLQ, from the coding sequence ATGTTGAAAGTCGACTCAGTCTCCAAGACGTTCTTCCCGCACACCGTCAATGAGCGTCGCGCGCTGGTGGATGTGGACCTTCAGCTTCAGGAAGGTGACTTCGTCACCGTCATCGGCTCCAACGGCGCCGGCAAGTCCACTCTGCTCAACACGGTGGCGGGCCGCATCCATCAGGACGAGGGCGTGGTCTCCCTCGACGGCGTCGATGTCAGCCGGCTCAAGGAGCACCAGCGTGCCGCGAAGGTCGGCAGGGTCTTCCAGGACCCGATGGCTGGCACGGCGCCGAACCTCAGCATCGAAGAGAACCTCTCGCTGGCTGACCGGCGGGGACGTCCCCGGGGCCTGTCCCGTGGAGTGACCAGGGCCAAGCGGGAACGCTTCGCCGAGGCGCTCAAGCAGCTGGAGCTGGGTCTGGAAGACCGGCTCAAGACCAAGGTCGGTCTGCTCTCCGGCGGCCAGCGCCAGGCGCTGAGCCTGCTCATGGCCACCTACTCCGACCCCCGGGTGCTGCTGCTCGACGAGCACACCGCGGCACTCGACCCGCAGCGCGCCGAGCTGGTCACCCGGCTGACCCGCAGCGTGGTCCAGGACAAGGGCCTCACCACCCTGATGGTCACGCACAACATGGTCCAGGCTCTCGAGGTCGGCAACCGGCTGATCATGATGCATGAAGGCCGCATCATCCTCGACGTCGGCGCCGCGAAGAAGGCGCAGATGACCTCCCAGGATCTGCTCGCCGAGTTCGGCAAGCTCAAGGGTGCCGTGGTCGACGACAAGACGCTGCTGCAGTGA
- a CDS encoding ABC transporter permease has protein sequence MITAFELGLIYAIMALGVYLTFRILNFPDLTVDGSFTSGAATAAILITNEVDPFLATAVAFVVGSLAGLITGLLHTKGNINGLLAGILTMIGLYSINLRIMDGANVPLLGQDTVISMMRGFTGVGWTSVAVLAVVALLFKLVMDWYLQTDNGLALRATGDNEQMISSFAVSTDRQKIIGLMLSNGLVGIAGAVVAQHQGFADIGMGIGLILVGLASVIVGQAIFGSRTVIQATLAVILGAVVYRLAIQFALNIGLNPNDMKLMSAVLVVAALLLPQWKGFSKLSLRRKSRSPLAAAAEPATTDDAPLPHTSAQKGA, from the coding sequence ATGATCACTGCATTCGAGCTCGGGCTGATCTACGCGATCATGGCCCTGGGCGTGTACCTGACCTTCAGAATTCTGAACTTCCCCGACCTGACCGTCGACGGCTCCTTCACCTCAGGCGCTGCCACCGCAGCCATCCTGATCACCAACGAAGTCGACCCGTTCCTGGCCACCGCCGTGGCCTTCGTGGTCGGAAGCCTGGCGGGCCTGATCACCGGCCTGCTGCACACCAAGGGAAACATCAACGGCCTGCTTGCCGGCATCCTGACGATGATCGGGCTGTACTCGATCAACCTGCGCATCATGGACGGGGCCAATGTGCCGCTGCTGGGCCAGGACACCGTGATCTCGATGATGCGCGGGTTCACCGGCGTGGGCTGGACCTCCGTGGCCGTGCTCGCCGTCGTCGCGCTGCTCTTCAAGCTGGTGATGGACTGGTATCTGCAGACCGACAACGGTCTGGCGCTGCGCGCCACCGGCGACAACGAACAGATGATCAGCTCCTTCGCCGTCAGCACCGACCGGCAGAAGATCATCGGCCTGATGCTCTCCAACGGGTTGGTCGGCATCGCCGGCGCCGTGGTGGCTCAGCATCAGGGCTTCGCCGACATCGGCATGGGCATCGGACTCATCCTGGTCGGTCTGGCCTCGGTGATCGTGGGCCAGGCGATCTTCGGCAGCCGCACCGTCATCCAGGCCACCCTTGCGGTGATCCTGGGCGCCGTGGTCTATCGGCTGGCGATCCAGTTCGCGCTGAACATCGGGCTGAACCCGAACGACATGAAGCTCATGTCCGCTGTCCTCGTGGTCGCGGCGCTGCTGCTGCCCCAGTGGAAGGGCTTCTCGAAGCTGAGCCTGCGGCGCAAGAGTCGCTCACCGTTGGCGGCCGCCGCTGAGCCGGCGACCACCGACGACGCGCCCCTCCCCCATACCTCGGCACAGAAGGGAGCCTGA
- a CDS encoding ABC transporter substrate-binding protein, with protein sequence MRNSTYTLRLSAAVATTALMLTACGGASEGEDAESAAGEEGGSYSIGITQIVSHPSLDEARDGFKAAFEDAGLEVEWDEQNAQGEQATASNIAGTFASSDMDLIHSIATPTSQAAAQAITDKPIVFSSVTDPVEAGLADSWEEPGANITGASDLNPVMEQFELLQEIAPDAETVGIVYSSGEANSEVQVELAQEAAEELGLEIQEATISNSSEVQQGVESLDVDAIWVPTDNAVVSALESVLQYGQQNSIPVIASEGDSVIRGSVATYGLNYMDLGRQAGEMAIRILEDGEDPATMAVETLEELELVVNPEAAEAMGVELDQELLDRADVVVGEDVDAEDPAEGDEAAEEEE encoded by the coding sequence ATGAGAAACAGCACGTACACCCTGAGGCTCTCCGCGGCGGTCGCCACCACGGCCCTGATGCTGACCGCCTGCGGCGGCGCCAGCGAGGGAGAGGATGCGGAGAGTGCAGCCGGCGAAGAAGGCGGCAGCTACTCGATCGGCATCACCCAGATCGTCTCCCACCCCTCGTTGGATGAGGCCCGCGACGGCTTCAAGGCAGCTTTCGAGGACGCCGGACTCGAGGTGGAGTGGGACGAGCAGAACGCCCAGGGCGAGCAGGCGACGGCGAGCAACATCGCCGGCACCTTTGCCTCCTCCGATATGGACCTGATCCACTCGATCGCGACGCCGACCTCGCAGGCAGCGGCTCAGGCCATCACGGACAAGCCGATCGTCTTCTCCTCGGTCACCGATCCGGTGGAAGCCGGCCTGGCGGACTCCTGGGAGGAGCCCGGGGCCAACATCACCGGAGCCTCCGACCTGAACCCGGTCATGGAGCAGTTCGAGCTGCTCCAGGAGATCGCCCCCGATGCCGAGACCGTGGGCATCGTGTACTCCTCCGGCGAAGCCAACTCCGAGGTCCAGGTGGAGCTGGCACAGGAGGCCGCCGAGGAGCTCGGCCTGGAGATTCAGGAGGCCACGATCTCGAACTCTTCCGAGGTCCAGCAGGGCGTGGAATCTCTCGACGTGGACGCGATCTGGGTCCCCACCGACAACGCCGTCGTCTCGGCGCTGGAATCAGTGCTGCAGTATGGCCAGCAGAACAGCATCCCGGTGATCGCCTCCGAGGGTGACTCGGTGATCCGCGGCTCGGTGGCCACCTATGGGCTGAACTACATGGACCTCGGTCGCCAGGCCGGCGAGATGGCCATCCGGATCCTCGAAGACGGGGAGGACCCCGCCACCATGGCAGTGGAGACTCTGGAGGAGCTGGAGCTCGTCGTCAACCCTGAGGCCGCGGAGGCCATGGGTGTCGAACTGGACCAGGAGCTGCTGGATCGCGCCGACGTCGTCGTCGGTGAAGATGTCGACGCCGAGGACCCTGCAGAGGGTGACGAAGCCGCCGAAGAGGAGGAGTGA
- a CDS encoding MFS transporter, producing MSQSTYLSSEGHALTREEKKVLAGTLVGTTIEWYDFFIYAQAAGFVLAMLYFEPLGEENAALAQIVAWASVGISFLFRPLGAILAGWMGDRYGRKAVLVMTLMGMGGATVLIGLLPTHATWGVAAPILLILLRVLQGLSAGGEWGGAALLAVEHAPRHKRGLFGAYPQIGVPIGMLLATGFMFALNAVTTEEQFISWGWRVPFLFSFVLILVGFFIRMKVDESPVFLEMKERKKESSAPLKELLTTHKKFTFLAALIFAANNAAGYLVIAFFAAYGVNTLGMERNDTLIASLIGGVGWLIFTLYGGWISDRIGRVKTFQIGYGIIIVWSVPMWFLLDTASLPLFALAIFILTMGLGPSYGPQSALYAEMFPVSIRFSGVSIGYALGSIIGGAFAATIAQSILNATGQSWLIGLYISVLAIISFLAVSVVPKKLQGINLNDDSEREEFSVTPGARSTTPTS from the coding sequence ATGAGCCAGTCCACCTACCTCAGCAGCGAGGGGCATGCGCTGACCCGTGAGGAGAAGAAGGTCCTCGCAGGCACCCTCGTCGGCACCACCATCGAGTGGTACGACTTCTTCATCTACGCGCAGGCAGCCGGCTTCGTGCTGGCCATGTTGTACTTCGAGCCACTCGGTGAGGAGAACGCGGCGCTGGCGCAGATCGTCGCCTGGGCCTCAGTCGGCATCTCCTTCCTGTTCCGTCCGCTCGGCGCGATCCTCGCGGGCTGGATGGGTGACCGGTATGGCCGAAAGGCGGTTCTGGTCATGACCTTGATGGGGATGGGTGGCGCCACCGTGCTCATCGGCCTGCTGCCCACCCACGCCACCTGGGGTGTGGCTGCACCGATCCTGCTGATCCTGCTGCGCGTGCTTCAGGGTCTCTCCGCCGGCGGAGAATGGGGTGGCGCTGCACTGCTCGCCGTCGAACATGCGCCGCGGCATAAGCGCGGCCTCTTCGGCGCCTATCCACAGATCGGTGTCCCCATCGGGATGCTGCTGGCCACCGGCTTCATGTTCGCGCTCAACGCGGTGACCACCGAGGAGCAGTTCATCTCCTGGGGCTGGCGCGTGCCGTTCCTGTTCTCCTTCGTGTTGATCCTCGTGGGCTTCTTCATCCGCATGAAGGTCGACGAATCCCCGGTCTTCCTGGAGATGAAGGAGCGCAAAAAGGAGTCCTCGGCTCCCCTGAAAGAGCTGCTCACCACGCACAAGAAGTTCACCTTCCTCGCCGCGCTGATCTTCGCCGCAAACAACGCGGCCGGCTACCTGGTGATCGCCTTCTTCGCGGCCTATGGTGTGAACACCCTGGGCATGGAGCGCAACGACACGCTCATCGCCTCGCTGATCGGCGGCGTGGGCTGGCTGATCTTCACGCTCTACGGCGGCTGGATCTCGGACCGCATCGGCCGGGTCAAGACCTTCCAGATCGGCTACGGCATCATCATCGTCTGGTCGGTCCCCATGTGGTTCCTGCTCGACACCGCCTCGCTGCCGCTGTTCGCCCTGGCCATCTTCATCCTGACCATGGGTCTCGGCCCGTCCTACGGCCCGCAGTCGGCGCTGTATGCCGAGATGTTCCCCGTCTCCATCCGCTTCTCCGGAGTCTCGATCGGCTACGCACTCGGCTCGATCATCGGCGGAGCCTTCGCCGCCACCATTGCACAGAGCATCCTCAACGCCACGGGACAGTCCTGGCTGATCGGTCTCTACATCTCCGTGCTGGCGATCATCTCCTTCCTGGCCGTCTCGGTGGTCCCGAAGAAGCTGCAGGGCATCAACCTCAATGACGACAGCGAGCGTGAGGAGTTCTCCGTGACTCCCGGGGCGCGCTCGACCACCCCCACCAGCTGA
- a CDS encoding acyltransferase family protein — MPHPSAESTQRMQWMDLLRGVAVLLVVVLHGSDIPRANGIEVPQWAQLNLYLEPFRMPLLMFLSGTLLPRSLRKPAAGYLWGKFGAVVWPLMVWLIGFGVLIYRGGPGDPGYWQTGDYLWFLMALTLCYLVGLLFKPLLTRPLLFTAVAASLFVAMVFTRHSIEVDQALLNRTLYYGAFFFLGAASARLLSRWTRAPWLLVAALAVAVAWLAHHGLESPEFRAGTIYAAPTAVLGIALILWVAPRIPAGRVNRFMQWAGRNSIVVYVSHFPIIILLHRWIDQLGVGAGVHVAVCTGGGLALTLVVVWLRPWTRWLYTVPGNRKVAQRLAAGAAQRG, encoded by the coding sequence ATGCCCCACCCATCTGCTGAGTCGACGCAGCGCATGCAGTGGATGGACCTGCTGCGTGGAGTGGCGGTGCTGCTGGTCGTGGTGCTCCACGGCTCAGACATCCCGCGGGCGAACGGCATCGAGGTCCCGCAGTGGGCTCAGCTGAATCTGTACCTGGAACCGTTCCGCATGCCGCTGCTGATGTTCCTCTCCGGCACTCTGCTGCCACGCTCCCTGCGCAAGCCCGCCGCCGGATACCTCTGGGGCAAGTTCGGCGCCGTCGTCTGGCCGCTGATGGTCTGGCTGATCGGCTTCGGGGTGCTGATCTACCGGGGCGGCCCCGGAGATCCCGGCTACTGGCAGACCGGGGACTACCTCTGGTTCCTCATGGCACTGACCCTCTGCTACCTGGTCGGTCTGCTCTTCAAACCGCTGCTCACTCGACCGCTGCTGTTCACCGCTGTCGCCGCATCGCTCTTTGTGGCCATGGTCTTCACTCGCCACTCGATCGAGGTGGACCAGGCGCTGCTGAATCGCACGTTGTACTACGGCGCGTTCTTCTTCCTCGGCGCCGCCAGCGCCCGGCTGCTCTCGCGGTGGACCCGCGCCCCCTGGCTGCTCGTCGCAGCCCTTGCGGTGGCAGTGGCATGGTTGGCACACCACGGGCTGGAGAGCCCAGAGTTTCGGGCTGGCACGATCTACGCGGCTCCCACCGCCGTGCTCGGAATCGCCCTGATCCTGTGGGTGGCGCCACGAATTCCGGCGGGACGGGTCAATCGCTTCATGCAGTGGGCGGGGCGGAATTCGATCGTCGTCTATGTCAGCCATTTTCCGATCATCATCCTTCTCCACCGCTGGATCGATCAGCTCGGAGTGGGCGCCGGGGTCCATGTCGCGGTCTGCACCGGGGGAGGGCTCGCGCTGACCCTCGTGGTCGTCTGGCTGCGCCCCTGGACGCGCTGGCTCTACACCGTCCCGGGGAACCGCAAGGTGGCGCAGCGGCTCGCGGCGGGCGCCGCTCAACGAGGCTGA